Proteins encoded in a region of the Bradyrhizobium sp. CB3481 genome:
- a CDS encoding molybdopterin cofactor-binding domain-containing protein: protein MTFQINGTEFSQAPRPGQCLRTFLRELGHFGVKKGCDAGDCGACTVLMDGEPVHSCLIPAFRAEGHTVTTIEGLAPVSGTHPLQQAFLDAQGFQCGFCTAGMILTCASLNQAQRQDLGAAMKGNICRCTGYRSIEDALNGKTNIEDAAAGTAFGRSLPAPAGPQVVRGAARYTFDVTPEGLLHIKMLRSPHPHAKIISIDKGTALAVSGVHTVLTHEDAPDRLFSTARHEWDWMDPDDTKVLDNVVRFIGQKVAAVIAETEAAAEEGCRRLEVHYEILPAVIDPVAAIAPDAPVLHGDKTTENRVANAGRNIVAEIHGEFGDVAAARAQAAVSYEGTFTTQRVQHAALETHGGIAWVDADGILNVRSSTQVPFLTRRTLADLFGLPPDKVRVFCERVGGGFGGKQEMFVEDILALAALKTGRPVKFELTREEQFIATSTRHPMQVTVRAGADKDGKLTALQLDVLSNTGAYGNHAGPVLFHSVNECIGVYNCPNKKVDGIAAYTNTVPAGAFRGYGLPQTLIAVEAAIDELAKQLGINPFEMRRRNIVKPGDPMLSPPASKYHDVFYGSYGLDQCLDLVEQAMAAGTSASALSADWLTGDGIALTMIDTVPPAGHFADCSISLRQDGGFDLTVGTAEFGNGTSTVHRQIAASALATTVDRVHLMQSDTAHGGHDTGAYGSAGTFVAGRATQAAAEALAGQLKQFAASLSGETPEACSLDDHAAVCAGRRTPYSQLAASAHALGKVLSASGNSTGTPRSVTFNVQGFRVAVNKYTGELRILRSVQAADAGRVANPMQCRGQVEGGVAQSLGAALYEEMVIDDNGRVINPQFRDYHLPSFADIPRTEVLFADTSDTLGPMGAKSMSESPYNPVAAALGNAIANATGIRFTATPFKPDRLWPLLHEKFGTG from the coding sequence ATGACGTTCCAGATCAACGGCACGGAGTTTTCGCAAGCGCCGCGGCCCGGCCAGTGCCTGCGCACGTTCCTGCGCGAACTCGGCCATTTCGGCGTCAAGAAGGGCTGCGACGCCGGCGACTGCGGCGCCTGCACGGTGCTGATGGACGGCGAGCCCGTGCATAGCTGCCTGATCCCGGCCTTCCGCGCCGAGGGCCATACCGTCACCACCATCGAAGGCCTTGCGCCGGTCAGCGGCACTCACCCTTTGCAGCAGGCGTTCCTGGATGCGCAGGGATTTCAGTGCGGATTCTGCACCGCGGGCATGATCCTGACCTGCGCATCGCTGAACCAGGCGCAGCGGCAGGACCTCGGCGCCGCGATGAAAGGCAATATCTGCCGCTGCACCGGCTATCGCTCGATCGAGGATGCGCTGAACGGCAAGACCAACATTGAAGACGCCGCTGCAGGCACCGCCTTCGGCCGCAGCCTCCCCGCCCCCGCCGGACCACAGGTGGTGCGCGGCGCGGCGCGCTATACGTTCGATGTTACGCCGGAAGGTCTGCTGCACATCAAGATGCTGCGTTCGCCGCATCCGCACGCAAAAATCATTTCGATCGACAAGGGCACAGCACTCGCCGTATCAGGCGTGCACACGGTGCTGACGCATGAAGACGCACCGGACCGCCTGTTCTCGACCGCGCGGCATGAATGGGACTGGATGGACCCAGACGATACAAAGGTGCTCGACAATGTCGTGCGCTTTATCGGGCAGAAAGTTGCCGCTGTCATCGCCGAGACCGAAGCCGCTGCCGAGGAAGGTTGCCGCCGGCTCGAGGTTCACTACGAAATCCTGCCGGCGGTGATCGATCCCGTCGCCGCGATCGCGCCCGACGCGCCTGTGCTGCACGGCGACAAGACAACCGAAAATCGCGTCGCGAACGCAGGCCGGAATATCGTGGCGGAAATCCACGGCGAATTCGGCGACGTCGCGGCAGCCCGGGCGCAGGCCGCCGTCAGCTATGAAGGCACTTTCACGACCCAGCGGGTCCAGCATGCGGCATTGGAAACTCATGGCGGCATTGCCTGGGTCGACGCTGATGGAATCCTCAACGTCCGCTCCTCCACGCAGGTGCCATTCCTCACCCGGCGTACCCTTGCCGACCTCTTTGGCCTGCCGCCCGACAAGGTGCGGGTATTTTGCGAGCGCGTCGGCGGCGGGTTCGGCGGTAAGCAGGAAATGTTCGTCGAGGATATTCTTGCGCTCGCCGCGCTCAAGACCGGCCGCCCGGTCAAATTCGAACTGACGCGGGAAGAGCAATTCATCGCGACCTCGACGCGGCATCCGATGCAGGTCACCGTCAGGGCCGGCGCCGACAAGGACGGCAAGCTGACGGCGCTGCAGCTCGACGTCCTCTCAAATACTGGCGCCTACGGCAACCACGCCGGCCCGGTGCTGTTTCATTCGGTCAATGAATGCATCGGCGTCTATAACTGTCCCAACAAGAAGGTCGACGGCATCGCCGCCTACACCAACACCGTGCCCGCCGGCGCCTTTCGCGGCTATGGCCTGCCGCAGACGCTGATCGCCGTCGAGGCCGCGATCGACGAGCTGGCAAAGCAGCTCGGCATCAATCCGTTCGAGATGCGACGCCGCAATATCGTCAAGCCGGGCGATCCCATGCTGTCGCCGCCGGCATCCAAATATCATGACGTGTTCTATGGCAGCTATGGCCTCGATCAATGCCTCGACCTAGTCGAGCAGGCGATGGCTGCCGGGACGTCGGCGTCAGCGCTCTCCGCGGACTGGTTGACCGGCGACGGCATCGCGCTGACCATGATCGATACCGTGCCGCCGGCCGGTCACTTCGCCGATTGCAGCATTTCACTGCGCCAAGACGGCGGCTTCGACCTCACCGTCGGCACCGCCGAATTCGGCAATGGCACCAGCACCGTGCATCGCCAGATCGCCGCGTCCGCGCTGGCGACGACCGTCGATCGCGTCCATCTCATGCAATCCGACACGGCGCATGGCGGCCACGACACCGGCGCCTATGGCAGCGCCGGGACCTTTGTCGCGGGCCGCGCGACCCAGGCTGCGGCCGAGGCGCTGGCCGGCCAGCTCAAGCAATTCGCGGCGTCACTGTCGGGCGAAACTCCTGAAGCGTGCAGCCTCGACGACCATGCCGCGGTCTGCGCCGGGCGCCGCACCCCCTATTCCCAGCTTGCCGCATCGGCGCACGCACTCGGCAAGGTTCTCAGCGCCAGCGGCAATTCGACCGGCACGCCGCGCTCCGTCACTTTCAATGTGCAGGGCTTTCGTGTCGCCGTGAACAAATATACCGGCGAACTCAGGATCCTCAGGAGCGTGCAGGCGGCCGATGCCGGCCGCGTCGCCAACCCGATGCAGTGCCGCGGCCAGGTCGAAGGCGGCGTCGCGCAATCGCTGGGCGCGGCGCTCTACGAGGAAATGGTGATCGATGACAACGGGCGGGTCATCAATCCCCAATTTCGCGACTATCATTTGCCGTCCTTTGCCGACATTCCCCGCACCGAAGTGCTGTTCGCGGACACGTCCGATACGCTGGGGCCGATGGGCGCCAAATCGATGAGCGAAAGCCCTTACAATCCGGTCGCCGCCGCGCTCGGCAACGCGATTGCTAACGCCACCGGCATTCGCTTCACCGCGACGCCGTTCAAGCCCGACCGGCTGTGGCCGCTGCTGCATGAGAAGTTTGGCACCGGCTGA
- a CDS encoding FAD binding domain-containing protein, producing MDLNTITAVAHPTTREQLPAWTAGDAWLAGGTWLFSEPQVDLKRLIDLTNLKWPALTINETGLSIAATCTVAQLDALACPPDWIAAPLINQCCRAFLASFKIWKTATVGGNICMSLPAGPMISLTSALDGICTIWPSGGSERKVPVAEFVTGDQRNVLAPGDLLRQVDIPLAALRRRSAFRQISLTPVGRSAALLIGGVTSDGGLALTITASTKRPVQLSFAQIPSGKELHETILQRVADDLYHTDVHGKPVWRKHMTLRLAEEIRLELQVTA from the coding sequence ATGGACCTGAACACCATTACCGCGGTTGCGCACCCGACGACACGGGAGCAATTGCCCGCCTGGACGGCAGGCGATGCCTGGCTGGCGGGCGGGACCTGGCTGTTCTCGGAACCGCAGGTCGATCTGAAGCGGCTGATCGATCTGACCAACCTGAAATGGCCGGCGCTGACCATCAATGAGACCGGGCTCTCCATCGCGGCAACCTGCACCGTAGCACAGCTCGATGCGCTGGCCTGCCCGCCGGACTGGATCGCCGCGCCGCTGATCAACCAGTGCTGCCGCGCCTTTCTCGCCTCGTTCAAGATCTGGAAGACGGCGACCGTCGGCGGCAACATCTGCATGTCGCTGCCGGCAGGGCCGATGATCTCGCTGACCTCGGCCCTCGACGGCATTTGCACCATCTGGCCGTCCGGCGGCAGCGAACGGAAAGTACCTGTCGCCGAATTCGTCACTGGCGACCAGCGCAACGTGCTCGCGCCGGGCGACCTGTTGCGGCAGGTCGATATCCCGCTTGCAGCCTTGCGGCGGCGTTCGGCATTCCGCCAGATATCGCTGACGCCGGTCGGGCGCTCGGCGGCGCTATTGATCGGCGGCGTGACCAGCGACGGCGGCCTGGCGCTGACGATAACGGCATCGACCAAGCGGCCTGTTCAATTGTCCTTTGCGCAAATCCCCAGCGGCAAGGAATTGCACGAAACGATTCTGCAGCGCGTTGCCGACGACCTCTACCACACCGACGTTCACGGCAAGCCAGTATGGCGCAAGCACATGACGCTGCGGCTTGCGGAAGAGATCCGCCTCGAATTGCAGGTCACGGCATAG
- a CDS encoding 8-oxoguanine deaminase has protein sequence MDQTQAIWIKDPLSIFADGAERGIVISGGKIVELVPRAGEPATANATVYDAGAHVVLPGLINTHHHFYQTLTRALPAALDRELFPWLQALYPVWARLTPEALDLGVTVAMSELLLSGCTTTTDHHYVFPAGLEDAVDIEVAAARRLGIRVLLTRGSMNRSQKDGGLPPDSVVQDEDTILADSERLVTKHHQRGEAAMTQIALAPCSPFSVTTSLMRATAELAEKLDVRLHTHLAETEDENRFCEQMHGYRPLDYLEQCGWLNARTWLAHGIFFNPDEMKRLGKAGTAISHCACSNQILASGCCPVCEMEAAGVPIGLGVDGSASNDASNLMQEVRAAFLLQRARYGVSRVSHKDALRWATKGSAACIGRPELGEIAVGKAADLALFKLDELRFSGHGDPLAALVLCGAHRADRVMVGGNWVVADGAIPGLDVPDLIRRHSAAARALHVG, from the coding sequence ATGGACCAAACGCAGGCGATCTGGATCAAGGATCCGCTCTCTATTTTCGCCGACGGCGCGGAACGCGGCATTGTGATCAGTGGCGGCAAGATCGTCGAGCTGGTGCCGCGCGCCGGCGAACCTGCGACCGCCAATGCCACTGTATATGACGCCGGCGCCCACGTCGTGCTGCCCGGCCTGATCAACACCCATCACCATTTCTACCAGACGCTGACCCGCGCGCTGCCGGCCGCGCTCGATCGCGAACTGTTTCCGTGGCTGCAGGCGCTGTATCCGGTCTGGGCGCGGCTGACGCCGGAGGCGCTCGATCTCGGCGTCACGGTAGCGATGTCGGAATTGCTGCTGTCGGGCTGCACCACCACGACTGACCATCACTATGTTTTTCCGGCCGGGCTGGAGGATGCCGTTGATATCGAGGTCGCAGCCGCAAGGCGCCTCGGCATCCGCGTGCTGCTGACGCGCGGCTCGATGAACCGGTCGCAGAAGGATGGTGGGCTGCCGCCTGACAGCGTGGTGCAGGACGAGGACACGATTCTGGCCGACAGCGAACGTCTGGTGACAAAACATCACCAGCGCGGCGAGGCTGCGATGACGCAGATCGCACTGGCGCCATGCTCGCCGTTTTCGGTGACGACCTCGCTGATGCGCGCGACCGCCGAGCTGGCAGAGAAGCTCGACGTTCGCCTGCATACGCATCTCGCCGAGACCGAGGACGAGAACAGGTTCTGCGAGCAGATGCATGGCTACCGGCCGCTGGACTATCTCGAACAATGCGGCTGGCTCAATGCGCGGACCTGGCTGGCGCACGGCATCTTCTTCAATCCGGACGAAATGAAGCGGCTCGGCAAGGCCGGGACCGCCATCAGCCATTGCGCCTGCAGCAATCAGATCCTGGCGTCGGGCTGCTGTCCGGTCTGCGAGATGGAGGCGGCGGGGGTGCCGATCGGTCTCGGGGTCGACGGCTCGGCGTCGAACGATGCGTCCAACCTGATGCAGGAGGTCCGTGCCGCGTTCCTGCTGCAGCGGGCGCGCTACGGCGTTTCGCGCGTCAGCCACAAGGATGCGCTGCGCTGGGCCACCAAGGGCTCGGCGGCCTGCATCGGCCGTCCCGAGCTCGGCGAGATCGCGGTCGGCAAGGCGGCCGACCTCGCGCTGTTCAAGCTCGACGAGCTGCGCTTCTCCGGTCACGGCGATCCGCTCGCCGCGCTGGTGCTATGCGGCGCGCACCGCGCCGACCGGGTGATGGTCGGCGGCAACTGGGTGGTGGCGGATGGGGCGATCCCCGGGCTCGATGTGCCGGACCTGATCCGCCGCCACAGCGCCGCCGCGCGTGCGCTGCATGTGGGGTGA
- a CDS encoding BMP family ABC transporter substrate-binding protein translates to MKKILIAAAAAMLVTGAGLSGASAADKLKVGFIYLGPVGDLGWTYQHDLGRLEMLKELGDKVETTFLENVNEGPDSERSIEQLARAGNKLIFTTSFGYMEPTLKVAKKYPNVHFEHATGYKRDKNVSTYSGRFYEGRYIQGIIAAKMSKTGVLGYIASFPIPEVISGINATMLGAQTINPNIKVKIIWANTWFDPGKEADAAKALLDQGADIIMQHTDSPAAMQIAAERGKLAFGQDSEMIKFGPKAQLTSTMNNWGPYYIARVKAELEGTWKSEDYWGGLKSKLVVMAPYTNMPDDVKKLAMETEAALTEGKLHAFKCPVVGQDGKEVECKGGTHLDDGQILGMNFYVKGIDEKIPGK, encoded by the coding sequence ATGAAGAAGATTCTCATCGCAGCGGCCGCGGCGATGCTCGTTACAGGAGCGGGCCTGTCCGGCGCTTCCGCCGCAGACAAGCTCAAGGTCGGATTCATCTATCTCGGACCCGTTGGCGATCTCGGCTGGACCTACCAGCACGACCTCGGACGCCTCGAAATGCTCAAAGAACTCGGCGACAAGGTCGAAACCACGTTCCTGGAGAACGTCAACGAAGGTCCGGACTCCGAACGCTCGATCGAGCAGCTGGCGCGCGCCGGCAACAAGCTGATCTTCACGACGTCGTTCGGCTATATGGAGCCGACGCTGAAGGTCGCCAAAAAATACCCGAACGTGCATTTCGAACACGCCACCGGCTACAAGCGCGACAAGAACGTATCGACCTATTCGGGAAGATTCTACGAAGGCCGGTACATCCAGGGCATCATCGCCGCCAAGATGTCAAAGACCGGCGTGCTCGGCTACATCGCCTCGTTCCCGATCCCGGAGGTCATCTCTGGCATCAACGCCACCATGCTTGGCGCACAGACGATCAATCCCAACATCAAGGTCAAGATCATCTGGGCCAACACATGGTTCGATCCAGGCAAGGAAGCCGATGCCGCCAAGGCGCTGCTCGACCAGGGCGCCGACATCATCATGCAGCACACCGACAGCCCGGCCGCCATGCAGATTGCGGCGGAGCGCGGCAAGCTGGCGTTCGGCCAGGATTCCGAAATGATCAAGTTCGGACCGAAGGCGCAGCTCACATCGACCATGAACAATTGGGGCCCCTACTATATCGCGCGCGTCAAGGCCGAGCTGGAGGGCACCTGGAAATCGGAAGATTACTGGGGCGGCCTGAAGAGCAAGCTCGTCGTCATGGCGCCCTATACCAACATGCCCGACGACGTGAAGAAGCTGGCGATGGAAACCGAAGCCGCCCTCACTGAAGGAAAGCTGCATGCCTTCAAATGCCCGGTCGTCGGCCAGGACGGCAAGGAAGTCGAATGCAAGGGCGGCACCCATCTCGATGACGGGCAGATCCTCGGCATGAACTTTTATGTGAAGGGCATCGACGAGAAGATTCCCGGGAAGTGA
- a CDS encoding ABC transporter permease, which produces MGLIEAIILAVLAASTPLLLAATGELVTERAGVLNLGVEGMMIVGAACGFGGAWLSGSVIIGALCGILAGMLMSLIFALMTLGLAVNQVATGLALTILGIGLSGLIGSRFVGEKISLAPHLYIPGLTDIPLVGRILFGEDAFVYLSLALVIAVWFFLYRTRPGLILRAAGDNHTSAHALGYGVLRIRLFAVLFGGACAGLAGAYLPLAYTPFFIPGMTAGRGWIALALVVFASWRPGRLVIGAYLFGAVSILQLHAQGWGVGIPSQFMSALPYLATIIVLVLISRARSGGSTAPAALGTVFVPDR; this is translated from the coding sequence GTGGGGCTCATTGAGGCCATCATCCTCGCGGTGCTCGCGGCTTCGACGCCGCTATTGCTGGCTGCGACCGGCGAACTCGTGACCGAACGCGCCGGCGTGCTCAACCTCGGCGTCGAGGGCATGATGATCGTCGGCGCGGCCTGCGGCTTCGGCGGCGCCTGGCTTTCCGGCTCGGTCATCATCGGCGCGCTCTGCGGCATCCTTGCCGGCATGCTGATGTCGCTGATCTTCGCGCTGATGACGCTGGGGCTTGCGGTCAACCAGGTCGCGACGGGCCTCGCGCTGACCATTCTCGGCATCGGCCTTTCCGGCCTGATCGGCTCCCGCTTCGTCGGCGAAAAGATTTCGCTGGCGCCGCATCTATACATTCCCGGCCTGACCGATATCCCACTGGTCGGGCGCATCCTGTTCGGCGAGGACGCCTTTGTGTATCTTTCGCTGGCGCTGGTGATTGCCGTCTGGTTCTTCCTCTACAGGACGCGGCCCGGCCTGATTCTGCGTGCCGCCGGCGACAACCACACCTCCGCGCATGCGCTCGGTTATGGCGTGCTCAGGATCAGATTGTTCGCGGTGCTGTTCGGCGGCGCTTGCGCGGGCCTTGCCGGCGCCTATCTGCCGCTCGCCTATACGCCGTTTTTCATTCCCGGCATGACGGCCGGGCGCGGATGGATTGCGCTGGCGCTGGTCGTATTCGCGTCCTGGCGGCCGGGACGCCTCGTGATCGGCGCCTATCTGTTCGGCGCGGTGTCGATCCTGCAGCTGCATGCCCAGGGCTGGGGCGTCGGCATCCCCTCGCAATTCATGTCGGCCTTACCCTATCTCGCCACCATCATCGTCCTTGTCCTGATTTCACGGGCACGAAGCGGCGGCTCGACCGCGCCCGCGGCGCTCGGTACCGTGTTCGTGCCCGACCGGTAA
- a CDS encoding ABC transporter permease — translation MQLVLEKRAERSNTIALVSPLIAIGMTLVTMSILFAILGKNPVTALGVYFIDPLTDSYSLQEIAVKATPLVMIAIGLSLCYLANAWNIGAEGQFLIGAVAGSWLAVKTQGSDAGPWVLPAMMLLAAAAGALYALIPAICKVRFGASEILTSLMLVYVADLVLDYLVRGPWRDPKGFNFPTTAEFDPVATVPVLIEGGRLHLGGIIALVVVAAGAVLLSKTITGFEIRVVGAAPRAARFGGFNSNQLILLTFAISGALAGLAGIIEVAGPVGHLQPGISPGYGFTAIIVAFLGRLNPVGILIAGLFLALTFIGGEQAQIAMKIPLDVTKVFQGILLFYVLACDSLILYRFKLVFTSKVTSGAH, via the coding sequence ATGCAGCTAGTGCTTGAAAAGCGCGCCGAGCGGTCGAACACGATCGCGCTGGTATCGCCGTTGATCGCGATCGGCATGACGCTCGTCACCATGAGCATCCTGTTTGCGATCCTCGGCAAGAATCCGGTCACCGCGCTCGGCGTCTACTTCATCGATCCCCTCACCGACAGCTATTCGCTGCAGGAAATCGCAGTGAAGGCAACCCCGCTGGTGATGATCGCGATCGGCCTCTCGCTCTGCTACCTCGCCAACGCCTGGAACATCGGCGCCGAAGGACAATTCCTGATCGGCGCGGTGGCCGGAAGCTGGCTTGCGGTGAAGACGCAGGGCAGCGACGCCGGTCCGTGGGTATTGCCGGCGATGATGTTGCTGGCTGCCGCGGCCGGTGCGCTCTATGCCCTGATCCCCGCGATCTGCAAAGTCAGGTTCGGCGCCAGCGAAATCCTTACCAGCCTGATGCTGGTCTATGTCGCCGACCTCGTGCTCGACTATCTGGTACGCGGTCCCTGGCGCGACCCGAAAGGCTTCAACTTCCCGACCACCGCCGAGTTCGATCCGGTCGCTACCGTCCCCGTGCTGATCGAGGGCGGGCGGCTGCACCTCGGCGGCATCATTGCGCTGGTGGTGGTCGCCGCCGGCGCGGTGCTGCTCAGCAAGACCATCACGGGTTTTGAAATCCGCGTCGTCGGCGCCGCGCCGCGTGCCGCGCGCTTCGGCGGGTTCAATTCCAACCAGTTGATCCTGTTGACCTTCGCGATATCAGGCGCGCTGGCGGGCCTGGCCGGGATCATCGAGGTCGCGGGGCCCGTGGGGCACCTGCAGCCCGGAATCTCGCCCGGCTACGGTTTCACCGCGATCATCGTCGCGTTTCTGGGGCGGCTGAACCCGGTTGGAATATTAATTGCAGGACTTTTCCTCGCGCTCACCTTCATCGGCGGCGAGCAGGCGCAGATCGCAATGAAAATCCCGCTTGATGTCACCAAGGTGTTCCAGGGCATCCTGCTGTTCTACGTACTCGCCTGCGACTCCCTGATCCTCTACCGCTTCAAGCTCGTCTTCACGTCAAAGGTGACCAGTGGGGCTCATTGA